In Gossypium arboreum isolate Shixiya-1 chromosome 6, ASM2569848v2, whole genome shotgun sequence, the following are encoded in one genomic region:
- the LOC108480252 gene encoding uncharacterized protein LOC108480252 isoform X4: protein MGVDGSLCLNHKQEDSTSLVGMEQNNDGISDLVTNDARECNLAWQSDVVSKDDDINMVSSTSLGAELLQEYCLMEPGIDHCNNEEDGSLMENEKVEKVCTCNGTQQLLVPKSFSTNSEGLDSDCNDHTYGGDFGDWRVYWDSFYSRNYFYNIKTQASTWDPPPGMENLVFANLNNKSDEVAIDSIEKSVHDGGLEKLVSDELSNVTELAAASNLTIPSVSKSFELAGEHCETSDFCDGELTSELISDVQDNLDSVTKTPTETISDADEIVLETVALAKDQVDTELVAVTRKGKKKTRKRSQRKLSRDDEELQFQGMSEEHSAIIGKYWCQRYLLFSRFDDGIKMDEEGWFSVTPESIARHHASRCGSGIVVDSFTGVGGNAIQLAQRSAHVIAIDIDPKKIDYAYQNATVYGVNDQIDFVTGDFFTLAPKLKADTVFLSPPWGGPDYAKVEIYDLKTMLRPHNGYFLFNVAKKISCRIVMFLPRNVDLNQLAELSLSAQPPWSLEVEKNFLNGKLKGITAYFTDTAFEGQ from the exons TGGGTGTTGATGGATCCCTATGCCTTAATCATAAGCAAGAAGATTCAACAAGCTTGGTTGGGATGGAACAAAACAACGATGGGATTTCTGACCTTGTGACTAATGATGCTCGGGAATGTAACTTGGCATGGCAGAGTGATGTTGTGTCTAAGGATGATGATATAAATATGGTGAGCTCAACTAGTTTAGGTGCTGAACTTTTACAAGAATATTGCTTAATGGAACCAGGTATCGATCATTGTAATAACGAAGAAGATGGAAGCTTGATGGAGAACGAAAAGGTTGAGAAGGTTTGTACTTGTAATGGCACTCAGCAGCTACTTGTTCCCAAGTCATTTTCTACAAATTCAGAAGGGCTTGATTCTGATTGTAATGACCATACGTATGGTGGTGATTTTGGTGATTGGAGGGTGTATTGGGACTCTTTCTACTCAAGGAACTACTTTTATAATATCAAAACTCAAGCTTCTACGTGGGATCCACCCCCGGGAATGGAAAATCTAGTTTTTGCTAACCTTAATAATAAGTCAGATGAAGTGGCTATTGACTCCATTGAGAAATCCGTACATGATGGCGGATTAGAGAAGCTGGTATCTGATGAGCTTTCAAACGTGACTGAACTTGCTGCTGCTTCTAATTTGACAATACCTTCTGTAAGCAAGAGTTTTGAGCTTGCTGGTGAACATTGTGAGACTAGTGACTTTTGTGATGGTGAACTTACATCAGAATTAATATCAGATGTCCAGGACAATCTTGACAG TGTGACCAAGACACCCACTGAAACAATATCTGATGCTGACGAAATTGTTCTAGAGACTGTTGCTTTAGCAAAAGATCAGGTGGATACTGAGCTTGTGGCTGTGACTaggaaagggaaaaagaaaacaagaaaacgATCTCAGAGGAAGTTATCTCGGGATGATGAAG AACTTCAATTTCAAGGAATGTCCGAGGAGCATTCCGCCATTATTGGTAAATATTGGTGTCAGAGATACCTACTATTCTCCAGATTTGATGATGGTATTAAAATGGACGAGGAAGGGTGGTTTTCTGTAACTCCAGAGTCTATAGCTAGGCATCATGCATCCCGTTGCGGGAGTGGCATTGTAGTCGACTCTTTTACTGGAGTTGGTGGGAACGCCATTCAATTGGCCCAGAG GAGTGCACATGTTATTGCTATCGACATTGATCCAAAGAAGATAGATTATGCATACCAGAATGCAACTGTCTATGGCGTCAATGACCAAATAGACTTTGTAACCGGAGATTTTTTCACTCTAGCACCTAAATTGAAG GCAGACACTGTCTTCTTATCTCCTCCTTGGGGAGGTCCTGATTACGCTAAAGTAGAGATATATGACCTGAAGACAATGCTGAGGCCACATAACGG ATATTTCCTGTTTAACGTTGCGAAGAAAATTTCCTGCAGAATTGTCATGTTTCTCCCTAGAAATGTAGATCTCAACCAATTGGCTGAATTGTCCCTGTCTGCACAGCCTCCTTGGTCATTAGAG GTCGAGAAAAACTTTTTGAATGGCAAGTTGAAGGGGATAACTGCTTACTTCACAGATACGGCATTTGAAGGACAATAA
- the LOC108480252 gene encoding uncharacterized protein LOC108480252 isoform X3: MDTIENQCEAPAIKALGSLFKLTQVHLWDYGSKEIREFSFLLSDTIKSCTKNDKNCSSISHGSCDFSSSVEDIELAKEMDALGLPLSFHTNKQTSSKMTVSRKKGTRPKHSNRHKDIEEVMEFSKVSEMEIESPIFHDNSSSSFCESSYHDVAVGVDGSLCLNHKQEDSTSLVGMEQNNDGISDLVTNDARECNLAWQSDVVSKDDDINMVSSTSLGAELLQEYCLMEPGIDHCNNEEDGSLMENEKVEKVCTCNGTQQLLVPKSFSTNSEGLDSDCNDHTYGGDFGDWRVYWDSFYSRNYFYNIKTQASTWDPPPGMENLVFANLNNKSDEVAIDSIEKSVHDGGLEKLVSDELSNVTELAAASNLTIPSVSKSFELAGEHCETSDFCDGELTSELISDVQDNLDSVTKTPTETISDADEIVLETVALAKDQVDTELVAVTRKGKKKTRKRSQRKLSRDDEELQFQGMSEEHSAIIGKYWCQRYLLFSRFDDGIKMDEEGWFSVTPESIARHHASRCGSGIVVDSFTGVGGNAIQLAQRSAHVIAIDIDPKKIDYAYQNATVYGVNDQIDFVTGDFFTLAPKLKADTVFLSPPWGGPDYAKVEIYDLKTMLRPHNGIVMFLPRNVDLNQLAELSLSAQPPWSLEVEKNFLNGKLKGITAYFTDTAFEGQ; the protein is encoded by the exons ATGGACACAATCGAAAACCAATGCGAGGCTCCAGCTATCAAAGCTTTGGGTTCTCTCTTTAAGCTCACTCAAGTTCACTTATG GGATTATGGTTCTAAGGAGATTCGGGAATTTTCTTTCTTATTATCCGACACCATT AAATCATGTACAAAAAATGATAAGAACTGCTCAAGCATTTCTCATGGGAGCTGTG ATTTCAGTAGTTCAGTAGAGGATATTGAATTGGCTAAAGAAATGGATGCTTTGGGACTTCCCCTTTCCTTCCACACCAACAAGCAG ACAAGTAGTAAAATGACTGTTAGCAGAAAGAAGGGTACACGTCCAAAGCATTCTAATCGTCATAAAGATATTGAAGAAGTGATGGAATTTTCCAAAGTGAGTGAGATGGAGATTGAATCTCCTATTTTTCATGATAACTCGAGCAGTTCTTTTTGTGAATCATCTTATCATGATGTTGCAGTGGGTGTTGATGGATCCCTATGCCTTAATCATAAGCAAGAAGATTCAACAAGCTTGGTTGGGATGGAACAAAACAACGATGGGATTTCTGACCTTGTGACTAATGATGCTCGGGAATGTAACTTGGCATGGCAGAGTGATGTTGTGTCTAAGGATGATGATATAAATATGGTGAGCTCAACTAGTTTAGGTGCTGAACTTTTACAAGAATATTGCTTAATGGAACCAGGTATCGATCATTGTAATAACGAAGAAGATGGAAGCTTGATGGAGAACGAAAAGGTTGAGAAGGTTTGTACTTGTAATGGCACTCAGCAGCTACTTGTTCCCAAGTCATTTTCTACAAATTCAGAAGGGCTTGATTCTGATTGTAATGACCATACGTATGGTGGTGATTTTGGTGATTGGAGGGTGTATTGGGACTCTTTCTACTCAAGGAACTACTTTTATAATATCAAAACTCAAGCTTCTACGTGGGATCCACCCCCGGGAATGGAAAATCTAGTTTTTGCTAACCTTAATAATAAGTCAGATGAAGTGGCTATTGACTCCATTGAGAAATCCGTACATGATGGCGGATTAGAGAAGCTGGTATCTGATGAGCTTTCAAACGTGACTGAACTTGCTGCTGCTTCTAATTTGACAATACCTTCTGTAAGCAAGAGTTTTGAGCTTGCTGGTGAACATTGTGAGACTAGTGACTTTTGTGATGGTGAACTTACATCAGAATTAATATCAGATGTCCAGGACAATCTTGACAG TGTGACCAAGACACCCACTGAAACAATATCTGATGCTGACGAAATTGTTCTAGAGACTGTTGCTTTAGCAAAAGATCAGGTGGATACTGAGCTTGTGGCTGTGACTaggaaagggaaaaagaaaacaagaaaacgATCTCAGAGGAAGTTATCTCGGGATGATGAAG AACTTCAATTTCAAGGAATGTCCGAGGAGCATTCCGCCATTATTGGTAAATATTGGTGTCAGAGATACCTACTATTCTCCAGATTTGATGATGGTATTAAAATGGACGAGGAAGGGTGGTTTTCTGTAACTCCAGAGTCTATAGCTAGGCATCATGCATCCCGTTGCGGGAGTGGCATTGTAGTCGACTCTTTTACTGGAGTTGGTGGGAACGCCATTCAATTGGCCCAGAG GAGTGCACATGTTATTGCTATCGACATTGATCCAAAGAAGATAGATTATGCATACCAGAATGCAACTGTCTATGGCGTCAATGACCAAATAGACTTTGTAACCGGAGATTTTTTCACTCTAGCACCTAAATTGAAG GCAGACACTGTCTTCTTATCTCCTCCTTGGGGAGGTCCTGATTACGCTAAAGTAGAGATATATGACCTGAAGACAATGCTGAGGCCACATAACGG AATTGTCATGTTTCTCCCTAGAAATGTAGATCTCAACCAATTGGCTGAATTGTCCCTGTCTGCACAGCCTCCTTGGTCATTAGAG GTCGAGAAAAACTTTTTGAATGGCAAGTTGAAGGGGATAACTGCTTACTTCACAGATACGGCATTTGAAGGACAATAA
- the LOC108480252 gene encoding uncharacterized protein LOC108480252 isoform X2, whose product MDTIENQCEAPAIKALGSLFKLTQVHLWDYGSKEIREFSFLLSDTIKSCTKNDKNCSSISHGSCDFSSSVEDIELAKEMDALGLPLSFHTNKQTSSKMTVSRKKGTRPKHSNRHKDIEEVMEFSKVSEMEIESPIFHDNSSSSFCESSYHDVAVGVDGSLCLNHKQEDSTSLVGMEQNNDGISDLVTNDARECNLAWQSDVVSKDDDINMVSSTSLGAELLQEYCLMEPGIDHCNNEEDGSLMENEKVEKVCTCNGTQQLLVPKSFSTNSEGLDSDCNDHTYGGDFGDWRVYWDSFYSRNYFYNIKTQASTWDPPPGMENLVFANLNNKSDEVAIDSIEKSVHDGGLEKLVSDELSNVTELAAASNLTIPSVSKSFELAGEHCETSDFCDGELTSELISDVQDNLDSVTKTPTETISDADEIVLETVALAKDQVDTELVAVTRKGKKKTRKRSQRKLSRDDEELQFQGMSEEHSAIIGKYWCQRYLLFSRFDDGIKMDEEGWFSVTPESIARHHASRCGSGIVVDSFTGVGGNAIQLAQRSAHVIAIDIDPKKIDYAYQNATVYGVNDQIDFVTGDFFTLAPKLKADTVFLSPPWGGPDYAKVEIYDLKTMLRPHNGYFLFNVAKKISCRIVMFLPRNVDLNQLAELSLSAQPPWSLEVEKNFLNGKLKGITAYFTDTAFEGQ is encoded by the exons ATGGACACAATCGAAAACCAATGCGAGGCTCCAGCTATCAAAGCTTTGGGTTCTCTCTTTAAGCTCACTCAAGTTCACTTATG GGATTATGGTTCTAAGGAGATTCGGGAATTTTCTTTCTTATTATCCGACACCATT AAATCATGTACAAAAAATGATAAGAACTGCTCAAGCATTTCTCATGGGAGCTGTG ATTTCAGTAGTTCAGTAGAGGATATTGAATTGGCTAAAGAAATGGATGCTTTGGGACTTCCCCTTTCCTTCCACACCAACAAGCAG ACAAGTAGTAAAATGACTGTTAGCAGAAAGAAGGGTACACGTCCAAAGCATTCTAATCGTCATAAAGATATTGAAGAAGTGATGGAATTTTCCAAAGTGAGTGAGATGGAGATTGAATCTCCTATTTTTCATGATAACTCGAGCAGTTCTTTTTGTGAATCATCTTATCATGATGTTGCAGTGGGTGTTGATGGATCCCTATGCCTTAATCATAAGCAAGAAGATTCAACAAGCTTGGTTGGGATGGAACAAAACAACGATGGGATTTCTGACCTTGTGACTAATGATGCTCGGGAATGTAACTTGGCATGGCAGAGTGATGTTGTGTCTAAGGATGATGATATAAATATGGTGAGCTCAACTAGTTTAGGTGCTGAACTTTTACAAGAATATTGCTTAATGGAACCAGGTATCGATCATTGTAATAACGAAGAAGATGGAAGCTTGATGGAGAACGAAAAGGTTGAGAAGGTTTGTACTTGTAATGGCACTCAGCAGCTACTTGTTCCCAAGTCATTTTCTACAAATTCAGAAGGGCTTGATTCTGATTGTAATGACCATACGTATGGTGGTGATTTTGGTGATTGGAGGGTGTATTGGGACTCTTTCTACTCAAGGAACTACTTTTATAATATCAAAACTCAAGCTTCTACGTGGGATCCACCCCCGGGAATGGAAAATCTAGTTTTTGCTAACCTTAATAATAAGTCAGATGAAGTGGCTATTGACTCCATTGAGAAATCCGTACATGATGGCGGATTAGAGAAGCTGGTATCTGATGAGCTTTCAAACGTGACTGAACTTGCTGCTGCTTCTAATTTGACAATACCTTCTGTAAGCAAGAGTTTTGAGCTTGCTGGTGAACATTGTGAGACTAGTGACTTTTGTGATGGTGAACTTACATCAGAATTAATATCAGATGTCCAGGACAATCTTGACAG TGTGACCAAGACACCCACTGAAACAATATCTGATGCTGACGAAATTGTTCTAGAGACTGTTGCTTTAGCAAAAGATCAGGTGGATACTGAGCTTGTGGCTGTGACTaggaaagggaaaaagaaaacaagaaaacgATCTCAGAGGAAGTTATCTCGGGATGATGAAG AACTTCAATTTCAAGGAATGTCCGAGGAGCATTCCGCCATTATTGGTAAATATTGGTGTCAGAGATACCTACTATTCTCCAGATTTGATGATGGTATTAAAATGGACGAGGAAGGGTGGTTTTCTGTAACTCCAGAGTCTATAGCTAGGCATCATGCATCCCGTTGCGGGAGTGGCATTGTAGTCGACTCTTTTACTGGAGTTGGTGGGAACGCCATTCAATTGGCCCAGAG GAGTGCACATGTTATTGCTATCGACATTGATCCAAAGAAGATAGATTATGCATACCAGAATGCAACTGTCTATGGCGTCAATGACCAAATAGACTTTGTAACCGGAGATTTTTTCACTCTAGCACCTAAATTGAAG GCAGACACTGTCTTCTTATCTCCTCCTTGGGGAGGTCCTGATTACGCTAAAGTAGAGATATATGACCTGAAGACAATGCTGAGGCCACATAACGG ATATTTCCTGTTTAACGTTGCGAAGAAAATTTCCTGCAGAATTGTCATGTTTCTCCCTAGAAATGTAGATCTCAACCAATTGGCTGAATTGTCCCTGTCTGCACAGCCTCCTTGGTCATTAGAG GTCGAGAAAAACTTTTTGAATGGCAAGTTGAAGGGGATAACTGCTTACTTCACAGATACGGCATTTGAAGGACAATAA
- the LOC108480252 gene encoding uncharacterized protein LOC108480252 isoform X1, giving the protein MDTIENQCEAPAIKALGSLFKLTQVHLWDYGSKEIREFSFLLSDTIKSCTKNDKNCSSISHGSCGKCFVIYFCILLSLAILDLVLFILSIGSENWDDGVHIYSNFIDQMPSYVSSDFSSSVEDIELAKEMDALGLPLSFHTNKQTSSKMTVSRKKGTRPKHSNRHKDIEEVMEFSKVSEMEIESPIFHDNSSSSFCESSYHDVAVGVDGSLCLNHKQEDSTSLVGMEQNNDGISDLVTNDARECNLAWQSDVVSKDDDINMVSSTSLGAELLQEYCLMEPGIDHCNNEEDGSLMENEKVEKVCTCNGTQQLLVPKSFSTNSEGLDSDCNDHTYGGDFGDWRVYWDSFYSRNYFYNIKTQASTWDPPPGMENLVFANLNNKSDEVAIDSIEKSVHDGGLEKLVSDELSNVTELAAASNLTIPSVSKSFELAGEHCETSDFCDGELTSELISDVQDNLDSVTKTPTETISDADEIVLETVALAKDQVDTELVAVTRKGKKKTRKRSQRKLSRDDEELQFQGMSEEHSAIIGKYWCQRYLLFSRFDDGIKMDEEGWFSVTPESIARHHASRCGSGIVVDSFTGVGGNAIQLAQRSAHVIAIDIDPKKIDYAYQNATVYGVNDQIDFVTGDFFTLAPKLKADTVFLSPPWGGPDYAKVEIYDLKTMLRPHNGYFLFNVAKKISCRIVMFLPRNVDLNQLAELSLSAQPPWSLEVEKNFLNGKLKGITAYFTDTAFEGQ; this is encoded by the exons ATGGACACAATCGAAAACCAATGCGAGGCTCCAGCTATCAAAGCTTTGGGTTCTCTCTTTAAGCTCACTCAAGTTCACTTATG GGATTATGGTTCTAAGGAGATTCGGGAATTTTCTTTCTTATTATCCGACACCATT AAATCATGTACAAAAAATGATAAGAACTGCTCAAGCATTTCTCATGGGAGCTGTGGCAAGTGTTTTGTGatttatttttgcattttattATCCTTAGCTATATTGGATTTAGTTTTGTTTATTTTAAGTATTGGTAGTGAAAATTGGGATGATGGCGTGCATATATACAGTAATTTTATTGATCAAATGCCTTCTTATGTTAGTTCAGATTTCAGTAGTTCAGTAGAGGATATTGAATTGGCTAAAGAAATGGATGCTTTGGGACTTCCCCTTTCCTTCCACACCAACAAGCAG ACAAGTAGTAAAATGACTGTTAGCAGAAAGAAGGGTACACGTCCAAAGCATTCTAATCGTCATAAAGATATTGAAGAAGTGATGGAATTTTCCAAAGTGAGTGAGATGGAGATTGAATCTCCTATTTTTCATGATAACTCGAGCAGTTCTTTTTGTGAATCATCTTATCATGATGTTGCAGTGGGTGTTGATGGATCCCTATGCCTTAATCATAAGCAAGAAGATTCAACAAGCTTGGTTGGGATGGAACAAAACAACGATGGGATTTCTGACCTTGTGACTAATGATGCTCGGGAATGTAACTTGGCATGGCAGAGTGATGTTGTGTCTAAGGATGATGATATAAATATGGTGAGCTCAACTAGTTTAGGTGCTGAACTTTTACAAGAATATTGCTTAATGGAACCAGGTATCGATCATTGTAATAACGAAGAAGATGGAAGCTTGATGGAGAACGAAAAGGTTGAGAAGGTTTGTACTTGTAATGGCACTCAGCAGCTACTTGTTCCCAAGTCATTTTCTACAAATTCAGAAGGGCTTGATTCTGATTGTAATGACCATACGTATGGTGGTGATTTTGGTGATTGGAGGGTGTATTGGGACTCTTTCTACTCAAGGAACTACTTTTATAATATCAAAACTCAAGCTTCTACGTGGGATCCACCCCCGGGAATGGAAAATCTAGTTTTTGCTAACCTTAATAATAAGTCAGATGAAGTGGCTATTGACTCCATTGAGAAATCCGTACATGATGGCGGATTAGAGAAGCTGGTATCTGATGAGCTTTCAAACGTGACTGAACTTGCTGCTGCTTCTAATTTGACAATACCTTCTGTAAGCAAGAGTTTTGAGCTTGCTGGTGAACATTGTGAGACTAGTGACTTTTGTGATGGTGAACTTACATCAGAATTAATATCAGATGTCCAGGACAATCTTGACAG TGTGACCAAGACACCCACTGAAACAATATCTGATGCTGACGAAATTGTTCTAGAGACTGTTGCTTTAGCAAAAGATCAGGTGGATACTGAGCTTGTGGCTGTGACTaggaaagggaaaaagaaaacaagaaaacgATCTCAGAGGAAGTTATCTCGGGATGATGAAG AACTTCAATTTCAAGGAATGTCCGAGGAGCATTCCGCCATTATTGGTAAATATTGGTGTCAGAGATACCTACTATTCTCCAGATTTGATGATGGTATTAAAATGGACGAGGAAGGGTGGTTTTCTGTAACTCCAGAGTCTATAGCTAGGCATCATGCATCCCGTTGCGGGAGTGGCATTGTAGTCGACTCTTTTACTGGAGTTGGTGGGAACGCCATTCAATTGGCCCAGAG GAGTGCACATGTTATTGCTATCGACATTGATCCAAAGAAGATAGATTATGCATACCAGAATGCAACTGTCTATGGCGTCAATGACCAAATAGACTTTGTAACCGGAGATTTTTTCACTCTAGCACCTAAATTGAAG GCAGACACTGTCTTCTTATCTCCTCCTTGGGGAGGTCCTGATTACGCTAAAGTAGAGATATATGACCTGAAGACAATGCTGAGGCCACATAACGG ATATTTCCTGTTTAACGTTGCGAAGAAAATTTCCTGCAGAATTGTCATGTTTCTCCCTAGAAATGTAGATCTCAACCAATTGGCTGAATTGTCCCTGTCTGCACAGCCTCCTTGGTCATTAGAG GTCGAGAAAAACTTTTTGAATGGCAAGTTGAAGGGGATAACTGCTTACTTCACAGATACGGCATTTGAAGGACAATAA
- the LOC108480226 gene encoding protein DCL homolog, chloroplastic — translation MASILNPPPPPYFHLTSLPTSVSSSPVILSYPFLKTTSLQVRFKALRTWSDGGKIGSQEAYGADFLRKPSTVPKKDSDGILEEEEGSEGKRNRGEWTDWEDRILEDTVPLVGFVRMIIHSGKYGAGDRLSPEHERTILERLLPYHPEFEKKIGCGIDYITVGYHPDFVGSRCLFIVRKDGELVDFSYWKCIKGLIRKNYPLYADSFILRHFRRRRRS, via the exons ATGGCTTCGATTCTCAACCCCCCGCCGCCGCCTTACTTTCACCTTACCTCTTTGCCTACCTCCGTTTCTTCCTCACCGGTGATCTTATCTTATCCTTTCCTCAAAACGACGTCACTTCAAGTTCGGTTTAAAGCGTTGAGGACCTGGTCCGACGGCGGGAAAATCGGGAGCCAGGAAGCTTACGGCGCCGATTTCTTGAGGAAGCCGAGTACAGTGCCGAAGAAGGACAGTGATGGAATTTTGGAAGAAGAGGAAGGTAGTGAGGGAAAAAGAAACAGAGGTGAATGGACTGATTGGGAAGATAGGATTTTAGAGGACACCGTGCCTCTTGTCGGCTTTGTTAGAATGATTATTCACTCTGGAAA ATATGGAGCTGGAGATAGATTGAGTCCAGAGCATGAAAGGACGATTTTGGAAAGGTTGCTTCCTTACCATCCAGAGTTCGAGAAGAAAATTGGATGTGGAATTGATTACATCACT GTTGGTTACCATCCCGACTTTGTAGGCTCGAGATGTTTGTTCATAGTTCGAAAAGATGGAGAACTGGTTGACTTTTCTTATTGGAAATGCATCAAGGGCCTAATCAGAAAAAACTATCCTCTATATGCAGACAGCTTCATTCTCAGACATTTTCGACGGCGTAGACGTAGTTGA